One region of Flavobacterium sp. KACC 22763 genomic DNA includes:
- a CDS encoding ABC transporter permease → MKKKPQQSLIDLFLREASQVVKDHSLLLTLLIAPLLYAFFYGSIYINKEEFDVKLAVVDDDGSRLSRLLQQNIDDSPIVELIHFSNLEQAKEQMYQGNCQGYFYIPEGTEANLLSLKQSNVVLAINAARFLPSSDLLLNVQQICLTIGAGVRLQYYQKKEGMSTTIAMENVMPVNLDYRPLFNERSSYGAFLLPGLLALILQQTLLIGLCESVAGERQRSRLREWLGSGISNGIWGKGLFYLILFSSYGFFFLNVNYKLLNLPMRGSGFELSLLLLLFIVTLIPMAQFIGSLFKSQLLCLQMMAFSTYPIFLITGYSWPFESLPLALQWLSNLLPTTPFIVLYTAIVQSGASLWDNPSVLLHLILLFAFYSTICFVRLKYLKKSYEL, encoded by the coding sequence ATGAAAAAGAAACCGCAACAATCGCTGATTGATCTCTTTTTAAGGGAAGCTTCGCAAGTTGTAAAGGATCATAGTTTGCTGCTTACGCTTCTTATTGCTCCATTGCTTTATGCATTCTTTTACGGAAGTATTTATATCAATAAAGAAGAATTTGATGTAAAATTGGCTGTTGTTGATGATGATGGCTCAAGACTATCACGTTTGCTCCAGCAAAATATAGATGATTCTCCGATAGTAGAATTGATTCATTTTTCGAATTTGGAACAGGCAAAAGAGCAGATGTATCAAGGCAATTGCCAAGGCTATTTTTATATTCCAGAAGGAACAGAAGCCAATTTACTGAGTTTAAAACAAAGCAATGTAGTATTGGCTATAAACGCGGCAAGATTTCTTCCATCAAGTGATTTGTTATTAAATGTACAGCAGATATGTCTGACAATTGGAGCAGGAGTGCGGCTTCAGTATTATCAGAAAAAAGAAGGTATGAGCACTACCATTGCGATGGAAAATGTGATGCCTGTAAATTTAGATTATCGCCCTTTATTTAATGAAAGATCGAGTTATGGTGCATTTTTATTGCCAGGATTGCTAGCCTTAATTTTGCAGCAAACTTTATTAATTGGTTTGTGCGAAAGTGTGGCAGGCGAGCGTCAGCGTTCTAGATTAAGAGAATGGCTCGGTTCGGGTATTTCTAATGGTATTTGGGGAAAAGGATTGTTTTATCTGATACTTTTTTCTTCGTATGGTTTTTTCTTTTTAAATGTAAATTACAAACTGCTCAATTTGCCCATGAGAGGCAGCGGATTTGAATTAAGCTTATTATTGCTTTTGTTCATCGTGACTTTAATTCCAATGGCGCAGTTTATTGGCTCTTTGTTCAAATCGCAATTGCTTTGTTTGCAGATGATGGCTTTTTCTACTTATCCGATTTTCTTGATTACTGGATACAGTTGGCCGTTTGAATCGCTTCCTTTGGCATTACAGTGGTTGTCTAATCTTTTGCCAACAACGCCTTTTATTGTTTTGTATACCGCTATTGTGCAATCGGGTGCAAGTTTATGGGACAATCCATCTGTTTTGTTGCATCTTATACTGCTTTTTGCTTTTTACAGCACAATCTGTTTTGTTCGTTTAAAATATTTGAAAAAGAGTTATGAGTTATGA
- a CDS encoding ABC transporter permease — MINIIIREWKRILSLKVFYLVMLVVPVALFFFYAFIYQKQDAKNLAFAIWDEDQSAISRELIFLLEQKETLQITRRVSSEAEVKKLIQEGKILGAVHFPANLQKNIYSRHPSNVTLYTNAAALVPAKLVYKAVAEVVITGSTGVILQKLVKTGMKSDQAMAIANPISLRTYQLYNPTYNYQEYLVPGLITVGMQMILIISSMLALNYEWVTGTMNELFDSSKGSVIAVIIGKTIAHLAISWINFIIITGIIFPFFDIGIPVATGKFFILYTMLSLACIGIGMFISALFKDVMLSGDVALFYTSPAFVFSGFTFPRWAMPWYDQYYALIMPYTAFLDGFFKVYYMNLPLKYAQGEVAKLLLFCAVMYPTAMLLFKRQFNSIKDEKETATIAD; from the coding sequence ATGATAAATATAATTATTAGAGAATGGAAGCGCATTCTAAGTCTAAAGGTATTTTATTTGGTAATGCTTGTAGTTCCTGTGGCCTTGTTTTTCTTCTATGCTTTTATTTACCAGAAACAAGACGCTAAGAATTTAGCATTTGCAATTTGGGATGAAGATCAAAGTGCCATAAGCCGAGAATTGATTTTTTTGTTAGAACAAAAAGAAACCTTACAGATTACTAGAAGAGTAAGCAGCGAAGCCGAAGTTAAAAAACTGATTCAAGAAGGAAAAATACTAGGTGCCGTACATTTTCCTGCCAATCTTCAGAAGAATATCTACAGCCGCCATCCGAGCAATGTGACTTTGTATACCAATGCCGCTGCGCTTGTTCCTGCGAAGTTAGTTTATAAGGCTGTTGCCGAAGTGGTAATCACAGGAAGCACAGGCGTAATTTTGCAGAAATTGGTAAAAACAGGAATGAAATCTGATCAGGCGATGGCGATTGCAAATCCGATTAGTCTGAGAACTTATCAGCTTTATAATCCAACTTACAATTATCAGGAATATTTGGTTCCGGGTTTAATAACGGTCGGAATGCAGATGATTTTGATTATCAGCTCTATGCTGGCTTTAAATTATGAATGGGTTACTGGGACGATGAACGAATTATTCGATTCATCAAAAGGCTCTGTTATTGCTGTAATTATTGGAAAAACAATAGCTCATCTTGCCATTAGCTGGATTAATTTTATCATTATTACAGGGATTATTTTTCCTTTTTTTGATATTGGCATTCCTGTGGCTACAGGAAAGTTTTTTATACTATATACCATGCTTTCTCTAGCGTGTATTGGCATCGGAATGTTTATATCGGCTTTGTTTAAAGATGTGATGCTTTCGGGAGATGTTGCGCTTTTCTATACTTCGCCCGCTTTTGTTTTCAGCGGATTTACTTTTCCGAGATGGGCGATGCCTTGGTACGATCAGTATTATGCACTTATTATGCCTTATACCGCTTTTTTAGACGGTTTTTTTAAGGTGTATTATATGAATTTGCCTTTGAAATATGCTCAAGGAGAAGTAGCGAAACTCTTGTTGTTTTGTGCCGTAATGTATCCGACGGCGATGTTGTTGTTTAAACGTCAATTTAATTCAATTAAAGATGAAAAAGAAACCGCAACAATCGCTGATTGA